Proteins encoded by one window of Winogradskyella sp. PG-2:
- a CDS encoding CHASE2 domain-containing protein, translating into MKWSTNKLLYRDAFLCTVMTFIVAGLLYFVFVNLSIIDPFEKAFKDFKFTDIFYSKRLDKEQLNDKIILVNIKHADRFQLSRTITEIQKQKPKVIGVDIIFKDRKLEFTDSILKHLLVENKNIVTAYYHENDSIVYNHNYFKVKDEKKGYINLNLKGQNTVIRDFIGVKGKDNKEYAFAVQLALNAGYIDKEYASKELKKPIPINYIGNQDVFLNFDIDKISSSDKIPALKDAVVILGYFGDGKEEFDIEDRHFTPLNEEWVGRAVPDTYGVVVHANILNMLSKQNLIYRVTVFSTYLIAFILCFFTIFFAMKLYKRSSFIFDITEKIVQLVLSVVFLYLALLLLQVNVYISVVPIILLCLLGIEMIDYYEYLVRYLNKKFKWESHLL; encoded by the coding sequence ATGAAGTGGTCAACAAATAAGCTGTTATATAGAGATGCATTTTTATGCACTGTTATGACTTTTATTGTTGCAGGATTACTCTATTTTGTATTTGTTAATCTTTCCATAATAGACCCATTTGAAAAGGCATTCAAGGATTTTAAATTTACAGATATATTTTATTCTAAGCGTTTAGATAAAGAACAATTAAATGATAAAATCATTCTTGTTAATATTAAGCATGCAGATCGTTTTCAACTCTCACGGACTATAACAGAAATACAAAAGCAAAAGCCTAAAGTTATTGGCGTAGATATTATTTTTAAAGACCGTAAATTAGAATTTACAGATTCGATTTTAAAACATTTATTAGTAGAAAATAAAAATATAGTTACTGCCTACTATCACGAAAATGATTCTATTGTTTATAATCATAATTACTTCAAAGTAAAAGATGAAAAGAAAGGCTATATCAACTTAAATTTAAAAGGTCAAAACACAGTTATAAGAGATTTCATAGGTGTTAAAGGGAAAGACAATAAAGAATATGCCTTTGCGGTTCAATTGGCCTTAAATGCTGGCTATATAGATAAAGAATACGCGTCAAAAGAATTGAAAAAGCCCATACCAATAAACTACATTGGTAATCAAGATGTATTTCTAAATTTTGATATTGATAAAATTTCTAGTTCTGATAAGATTCCTGCATTAAAAGATGCTGTAGTCATATTAGGATATTTTGGTGACGGTAAAGAAGAATTTGATATTGAGGATAGACACTTTACACCGCTTAATGAAGAATGGGTTGGTAGAGCAGTACCAGATACATATGGTGTTGTAGTGCATGCAAATATTTTGAATATGCTCTCTAAGCAAAATTTAATATATAGAGTTACTGTATTTTCTACCTATTTAATAGCTTTCATACTTTGTTTTTTTACCATATTTTTTGCTATGAAACTATACAAGCGAAGTAGTTTTATTTTTGATATTACAGAAAAAATAGTACAGCTTGTGCTTTCTGTTGTGTTTTTATATTTGGCCTTATTATTGTTACAGGTTAACGTTTATATAAGTGTTGTACCTATAATTCTATTATGTTTATTAGGAATTGAAATGATAGACTATTATGAGTACTTAGTTAGATATCTTAATAAGAAATTTAAATGGGAAAGTCATTTGTTATAA